Proteins encoded by one window of Orbaceae bacterium BiB:
- a CDS encoding IgaA/UmoB family intracellular growth attenuator, which yields MEFVLIIKFILIGLMLLSAVSYLFKRSDNKHSLQQAIENHQTIRQLNDDEFQLLKPYLDDKTKVRPYKYQSSLVSQDVSLIYGPCVRHSLTTNGSESSYYFVIGNIEVFFPYGMDSYTMEDNVAEVVFTERYAFVVNLNGYSLADAKADRDGESLRNEQWEQGSRGQFKTVTEEDINQIEQMEQPDAGVSALIAQAKNKRCEILEQREETPLEAQRKNRQNLGFLSAVFLVLAVIVALMYRTEQDLWAIFISGMLFIVAAIFYFYHPKRVNDKINRVRGTIEGKDPTSKTIMVGDTLILSYPNHWQNCLPEKTTIDADMDVAVAGKALLRYGNTLSLSREIEQYGPPKFWGRNCFIFIVGIVLSFVIYLFSGSLKDDAIFTYRFLSDQIVTLDINDNDSLKKTAIDSGDLINLNLSRVWCDVTQYYSCNQVFVSNEVIDLTEIVNLLPSWAQKSSSGSLVKTTRDAEVETLELYGSLFSAYNDSYYSNNQKKYTKLLNIEELTQVTDEACADDKNKRNDNNSYYYGDDSCDRLKEIFTILLTDEKDQQLPTWADLVAYAKTQQNRSAIIYTSTANEISSIFSSLSHQFLNKQKESITALLTAKQNSPSTVAISLMGKYNASVSVPDITRDRYQTLEYNIAIANGLGQVSITGLVNQVNYHDDGTLASISINPDIRYQTSESQLIPAAVMMFIVFIIIAVITLLQLLVILNKIRVNKARLRKIQADYRNLMF from the coding sequence ATGGAATTTGTATTAATCATTAAATTTATTTTGATTGGACTGATGCTTTTATCCGCTGTTAGTTATTTATTTAAACGCAGTGATAATAAACACAGTTTGCAACAGGCTATTGAAAATCATCAAACTATTCGTCAATTAAATGACGATGAGTTTCAATTATTAAAGCCTTACCTCGATGATAAAACTAAAGTTAGACCTTATAAATATCAATCATCATTAGTTAGCCAAGATGTTAGTTTGATTTATGGTCCTTGTGTTCGTCATAGCCTAACAACCAATGGTTCGGAATCTTCTTACTATTTTGTGATAGGCAATATTGAGGTATTTTTTCCATATGGTATGGATAGCTATACCATGGAGGATAACGTTGCGGAAGTGGTTTTCACTGAGCGTTACGCTTTTGTTGTTAATTTGAATGGCTATAGTTTAGCTGATGCTAAAGCAGACCGTGATGGTGAAAGCTTACGTAATGAACAATGGGAGCAGGGCAGTCGTGGTCAGTTTAAAACGGTGACCGAAGAAGATATTAATCAAATTGAGCAAATGGAACAGCCTGATGCTGGGGTGAGTGCGTTAATTGCACAAGCTAAAAATAAGCGCTGTGAAATTTTAGAGCAACGTGAAGAGACGCCACTTGAGGCTCAACGAAAAAATCGACAAAATTTAGGATTTCTATCCGCTGTTTTCTTAGTATTGGCAGTAATAGTTGCTTTGATGTATAGAACTGAGCAAGATTTATGGGCAATTTTTATTAGTGGTATGCTATTTATTGTAGCTGCTATTTTTTATTTCTATCATCCAAAACGAGTTAACGATAAAATCAATCGTGTTAGAGGAACTATTGAAGGTAAAGATCCAACATCTAAAACGATTATGGTTGGTGATACTTTAATTTTATCTTACCCGAATCATTGGCAAAACTGCCTACCCGAAAAAACGACAATTGATGCGGATATGGATGTTGCCGTTGCTGGAAAAGCATTACTTCGTTATGGCAATACATTATCGCTTAGTCGAGAAATTGAACAATATGGTCCACCTAAATTCTGGGGCAGAAACTGTTTTATTTTTATTGTTGGTATCGTTTTGTCATTTGTTATTTATCTATTTTCAGGATCATTGAAAGATGATGCTATTTTTACTTATCGTTTTTTGAGTGATCAAATAGTTACACTAGATATTAATGACAATGATTCCTTGAAAAAAACGGCTATTGATTCAGGTGATCTCATTAATTTGAATCTATCAAGAGTATGGTGTGATGTAACGCAGTACTATAGTTGTAATCAAGTATTTGTTAGTAATGAAGTGATTGATCTTACTGAAATAGTCAATTTATTACCAAGTTGGGCACAAAAATCATCTAGCGGTTCATTAGTCAAAACAACACGCGATGCTGAAGTCGAAACATTGGAGCTCTATGGCAGCTTATTTAGTGCTTATAATGATAGCTATTATAGTAATAATCAAAAAAAATATACCAAATTACTGAATATTGAAGAATTAACACAAGTTACTGATGAAGCTTGTGCTGATGATAAGAATAAACGTAATGATAATAATAGTTATTATTATGGTGATGATAGCTGTGATCGACTTAAAGAGATTTTTACAATTTTGTTAACCGATGAAAAAGATCAGCAGTTGCCAACATGGGCGGATTTAGTTGCTTATGCGAAAACTCAACAAAATCGCTCAGCGATTATCTATACTTCAACTGCCAACGAAATTTCTAGTATATTTTCTAGTTTATCTCATCAATTTTTGAATAAACAGAAAGAATCCATAACCGCGTTATTAACTGCAAAACAGAACTCACCAAGTACTGTCGCTATCTCGTTAATGGGTAAATATAATGCTTCTGTTTCTGTACCTGATATAACTAGAGATAGATATCAGACATTAGAGTATAATATCGCTATTGCAAATGGACTTGGACAAGTTAGTATTACTGGCTTAGTGAACCAAGTTAACTACCATGATGATGGTACTCTTGCGAGTATTTCGATTAATCCAGATATTCGTTATCAAACAAGTGAGAGTCAATTGATACCTGCGGCGGTAATGATGTTTATTGTTTTTATTATTATTGCGGTGATTACTCTTTTACAGTTATTAGTGATACTAAATAAAATTCGTGTTAATAAAGCTCGCTTACGTAAGATTCAAGCAGATTATCGTAACTTAATGTTTTAA
- a CDS encoding histidine phosphatase family protein translates to MKNLNLYLIRHGQTEWNTKDQMQGSQNSPLTENGILGAKITGRFLKDIPFIAAYSSPQQRAVETRDYILSEHNGAVPAKTIDGLREMDFGLWEGQPVPELRKLPEFLDYMHNPDKFDGAKNQGENYLEVLERMQKSLDEIVRDTEQDSGNILIVSHGTALRLLLSVINGVHWHNHRDDNYFPRMLNTSISKVNYRGDGVHGEYHLEYFNNVDHITE, encoded by the coding sequence ATGAAAAATCTTAATTTATATTTGATAAGACACGGACAAACTGAGTGGAACACCAAAGATCAGATGCAAGGCTCACAGAATTCGCCATTAACGGAAAATGGTATTTTAGGTGCTAAGATTACCGGTCGTTTTTTAAAAGATATCCCTTTTATTGCGGCTTATTCCAGTCCACAACAGCGAGCGGTTGAGACAAGAGATTACATTTTATCAGAACATAATGGTGCAGTTCCTGCAAAGACAATTGATGGTTTACGCGAAATGGATTTTGGTCTTTGGGAAGGCCAGCCAGTTCCTGAATTACGTAAGTTACCAGAATTTCTTGATTATATGCACAATCCTGATAAATTTGATGGGGCAAAGAACCAAGGTGAAAATTACCTAGAAGTTTTAGAGCGTATGCAAAAAAGTTTAGATGAAATTGTTCGTGATACTGAGCAAGATAGTGGCAATATTTTAATTGTTTCTCATGGTACCGCGTTACGTTTATTACTTTCTGTTATAAATGGTGTACATTGGCATAACCATCGTGATGATAACTATTTTCCACGAATGCTAAATACTAGTATTAGTAAAGTTAATTATCGTGGTGATGGAGTTCATGGTGAATACCACCTTGAATACTTTAATAATGTTGACCACATCACAGAGTGA
- a CDS encoding DUF554 domain-containing protein: protein MIGPIVNGTAVIIGGLFGASIGKKIPARVREALPMTFGCASMGIGIALIMKVNSIPSVVLALLLGSLIGEIVQLEKGIENLSLKLRKFVNKPKPNQQLISSHEDFIEKYVALVVLFCASGMGIFGSLTEGISADPSLLIAKAFLDLFTATIFAITLGYAVSLIAIPQFIIQASLFMLASVIQPLISPMMFADFSACGGMIMLATGFRICGIKSFPVANMLFGLVLVMPISALWSHLM, encoded by the coding sequence ATGATAGGACCAATTGTCAATGGAACGGCTGTAATTATAGGGGGATTATTTGGTGCATCAATAGGCAAAAAGATCCCCGCTCGTGTTCGTGAAGCGCTGCCAATGACCTTTGGTTGTGCATCAATGGGAATTGGTATTGCTCTTATTATGAAAGTTAACTCGATTCCCTCTGTGGTCCTAGCCCTGCTATTAGGATCATTGATTGGTGAAATTGTTCAGCTCGAAAAAGGGATAGAAAACCTCTCCTTAAAACTACGTAAATTTGTTAATAAACCAAAACCGAATCAACAATTAATTAGCTCTCATGAAGACTTTATTGAAAAATATGTCGCACTAGTCGTACTATTTTGTGCCAGTGGAATGGGTATTTTTGGTTCATTAACCGAAGGTATTTCAGCTGATCCTTCATTATTAATTGCTAAAGCGTTTTTAGATCTATTTACTGCCACTATTTTTGCTATCACGTTAGGCTATGCGGTGTCACTTATCGCTATCCCTCAATTTATTATTCAAGCCAGCTTATTTATGCTTGCAAGTGTTATTCAACCACTAATATCACCAATGATGTTTGCTGATTTTTCAGCTTGTGGTGGTATGATTATGTTAGCAACTGGTTTTCGTATTTGTGGTATTAAATCCTTTCCTGTTGCAAATATGCTCTTTGGATTAGTATTAGTCATGCCAATTTCGGCTTTATGGTCACACCTAATGTAA
- a CDS encoding M48 family metalloprotease produces MKKFTALLLSILMLSPTTLIPASANNINLPDIGTAAATTLSIGQEVEMGDYYTRMLRGSAPIINDPMLNEYINSLGHKLVINADSVQTPFHFYVMQSDVLNAFAYFGGNVVVHSRLILDTDNESQLASVMAHEIGHVTQRHLARAMESRNKSSPYIWGATLGSLLLALASPEAGMAAISSTIAGSAQSQISFTQSNEQEADRVGLRTLVKAGFDPKGSAEFLQKLSDEARFMSKPPEILLTHPLPDSRLADMRNRSNQYAKKIVPSSLNYYLAKARLVALLGNNKNAVQLLLQDYKKIDNSETKIAITYTDALIDYRGQNYSSAKAKLQTLLDNDPNNVWFIDLMTDIDLESNHPTTAINRLLSAIKANPDSTALQLNLANSYIANKDYKKAVSLLHRYTHNNSDDINGWDLLVQAYQGERQRAQEMSARAEILALQGQFPQAITLLKNAKKQVQDNQMMLARFDARISELEQLQKRYAAYKN; encoded by the coding sequence ATGAAAAAGTTTACAGCTCTTCTTTTATCAATACTAATGTTATCGCCAACAACATTAATACCTGCCAGTGCAAATAATATCAATTTACCTGATATTGGTACTGCCGCTGCAACGACCCTAAGTATTGGTCAAGAAGTTGAAATGGGTGATTACTATACCCGTATGTTACGTGGTAGTGCTCCAATTATTAACGATCCGATGTTGAATGAGTATATTAATTCACTTGGTCACAAATTGGTGATAAATGCGGATTCAGTCCAGACACCATTTCATTTCTACGTAATGCAAAGCGATGTCTTAAATGCATTTGCCTATTTTGGTGGCAATGTGGTTGTACACTCGCGCCTGATCCTTGATACTGATAATGAAAGTCAACTTGCCTCAGTTATGGCTCATGAAATCGGTCACGTAACCCAACGCCATTTAGCCAGAGCGATGGAGTCAAGAAATAAAAGTAGCCCTTATATTTGGGGAGCAACACTCGGCTCATTGTTATTAGCGCTAGCTAGTCCTGAAGCAGGTATGGCTGCAATATCAAGTACAATTGCGGGATCGGCACAAAGTCAAATTAGTTTCACCCAAAGTAATGAACAAGAAGCCGATCGTGTTGGGCTTCGAACACTAGTTAAAGCTGGTTTTGATCCAAAAGGTTCTGCTGAATTTTTACAAAAATTATCAGATGAAGCACGTTTTATGTCCAAGCCACCTGAAATCTTGTTAACTCACCCATTACCTGATAGCCGTTTAGCTGATATGCGTAATCGATCGAATCAATACGCAAAAAAAATAGTGCCTTCCTCACTGAATTACTATCTTGCTAAGGCAAGGCTCGTCGCCCTACTTGGTAATAATAAAAATGCAGTGCAGCTGTTACTACAAGATTATAAAAAAATTGATAATTCTGAAACTAAAATTGCCATCACTTATACCGATGCACTTATTGATTACCGTGGGCAAAATTATAGTAGCGCCAAAGCGAAACTACAGACACTATTAGATAATGATCCAAATAATGTCTGGTTTATTGATTTAATGACCGATATCGATCTCGAATCAAATCATCCAACAACAGCGATTAATCGCTTACTATCTGCCATAAAAGCCAATCCAGATAGTACAGCTTTACAGCTTAACCTAGCCAATAGTTATATTGCTAATAAAGATTATAAAAAAGCTGTTAGCTTATTGCATCGTTACACCCACAATAATAGCGATGATATTAATGGTTGGGATTTACTGGTACAGGCTTACCAAGGGGAGCGACAACGAGCTCAAGAGATGTCTGCTAGAGCTGAAATTCTAGCCCTACAAGGTCAATTTCCACAAGCTATTACGCTATTAAAAAATGCTAAAAAACAAGTTCAAGATAATCAAATGATGTTAGCTCGATTTGATGCAAGAATCAGTGAACTCGAACAATTACAAAAACGTTATGCTGCTTATAAAAATTAA
- the ilvN gene encoding acetolactate synthase small subunit, whose protein sequence is MRYILSILIENEPGALSRVIGLFSQRGFNIESVTVAPTEDLTMSRMTIQTSGDAHVLEQIQKQLHKLVDVYRVYDLTEGPHVEREIMLIKVAAKGSEARDEVKRCVDIFRGSIVDVKATQFIVQLAGTSEKLESFLTAIRESCEIIEMVRSGIVGLSRSDKTSK, encoded by the coding sequence ATGCGTTATATATTATCAATTTTAATTGAAAATGAACCAGGTGCGCTATCTCGAGTTATTGGTTTATTCTCGCAACGTGGCTTTAATATTGAGAGTGTGACCGTTGCTCCGACAGAAGATTTAACGATGTCTCGAATGACGATCCAAACGAGTGGCGATGCTCATGTACTTGAGCAGATCCAAAAACAATTGCATAAACTTGTTGATGTCTACCGCGTTTATGATTTAACTGAAGGACCTCATGTTGAGCGAGAAATTATGCTGATTAAAGTTGCAGCAAAAGGATCAGAAGCACGAGACGAAGTTAAACGTTGTGTTGATATTTTCCGTGGCTCTATTGTCGATGTAAAAGCAACACAGTTTATTGTTCAACTGGCGGGAACAAGTGAAAAGCTAGAGTCCTTTTTGACGGCGATTCGTGAGTCTTGCGAAATTATTGAGATGGTTCGCTCAGGTATTGTTGGACTATCGCGTAGTGATAAAACATCAAAATAG
- the cyaY gene encoding iron donor protein CyaY, which translates to MDITQFHEITEQLFNDIEQQLDNYAEQFDTDIDYETHGNVISITFENKSKIIINTQEPLLQIWMATRKQGYHFDFKDGDWYCSRSGISLKQLLDESVKDQINS; encoded by the coding sequence ATGGACATAACTCAATTTCATGAAATTACTGAGCAACTTTTTAACGATATTGAACAGCAATTAGATAATTATGCTGAACAATTCGATACTGATATTGATTACGAAACACACGGTAATGTGATCTCGATTACTTTTGAAAACAAAAGTAAAATCATTATCAACACACAAGAACCTTTATTACAAATTTGGATGGCAACCCGGAAGCAAGGTTATCATTTTGATTTTAAAGACGGTGATTGGTACTGTAGCCGCAGTGGTATATCATTAAAACAGCTACTTGATGAATCAGTAAAAGATCAGATTAATTCTTAA
- a CDS encoding XTP/dITP diphosphatase, with translation MKKIVLATNNQGKVKELQELLASAGFNVVAQSEYQVPDADETGLTFIENAIIKARHTAALTGLPAIADDSGLAVDALGGAPGIYSARYSGEGATDQKNNQKLLEALSNVPPEKRTAYFYCALVFMRHANDPTPIICLGKWNGTILNAPSGQGGFGYDPLFYVPELGCSAADLTREHKSKISHRGQALTELMKKLQTELAD, from the coding sequence ATGAAAAAAATTGTTTTAGCAACAAATAATCAGGGAAAGGTTAAAGAGTTACAAGAGTTACTCGCTAGCGCCGGATTTAATGTCGTGGCTCAAAGTGAATATCAAGTCCCTGATGCGGACGAAACAGGGCTTACATTTATTGAAAATGCGATTATCAAAGCACGCCACACTGCGGCGCTAACGGGTTTACCCGCAATTGCTGATGATTCAGGGCTAGCTGTTGATGCTCTTGGAGGCGCGCCAGGCATTTATTCTGCGCGTTATTCAGGTGAAGGGGCGACAGATCAAAAAAATAATCAAAAATTATTGGAAGCGCTCTCTAATGTGCCGCCAGAAAAACGTACCGCCTATTTTTACTGTGCATTAGTCTTCATGCGCCATGCCAATGACCCAACCCCTATTATCTGTTTAGGAAAATGGAATGGCACTATTTTGAATGCACCAAGTGGACAAGGTGGATTTGGTTATGATCCGCTATTTTATGTGCCAGAATTAGGTTGTAGTGCTGCTGATTTAACACGAGAACATAAAAGTAAAATATCGCATCGAGGCCAAGCTCTCACTGAATTAATGAAAAAATTACAGACAGAATTAGCTGATTAA
- the rluC gene encoding 23S rRNA pseudouridine(955/2504/2580) synthase RluC produces the protein MTAQEPQKQLQVHLVTISSDNEGQRIDNFLITQLKGVPKSMIYRILRKGEVRVNKKRIKPEYKLNIGDEVRIPPVRVAEKVNPPLSPKLDKIAVLEHAIIYEDEVILAINKPSGIAVHGGSGLSFGVIEGLRALRPDSRFLELVHRIDRETSGILLIAKKRSALNSLHEQLRLKQMSKNYLALVKGDWPSSCKVVQAPLLKNVLKSGERIVRVNQEGKPSETRFKVEERFGFATLVRASPITGRTHQIRVHTQYTGHPIAFDNRYGDEQFDHELAKTQLNRLFLHAANVQFTHPSTGETMQLNAPLDGALQQCLTILRQHQ, from the coding sequence ATGACAGCTCAAGAGCCCCAAAAACAGTTACAGGTCCATTTAGTCACAATTTCTAGCGACAATGAGGGGCAACGAATCGATAATTTTTTAATTACTCAGCTTAAAGGCGTACCAAAAAGTATGATTTATCGTATCTTGCGTAAAGGCGAGGTTCGAGTCAATAAAAAACGCATTAAACCAGAGTACAAACTCAATATTGGTGATGAAGTAAGGATCCCTCCTGTTCGTGTTGCTGAAAAAGTTAATCCACCTTTATCCCCTAAACTTGATAAAATTGCAGTTTTAGAACACGCTATCATTTATGAAGATGAAGTGATTTTAGCAATAAATAAACCGTCGGGAATTGCTGTTCATGGTGGTAGTGGATTGAGTTTTGGTGTGATCGAAGGATTACGCGCATTACGACCTGATAGCCGATTTTTAGAGTTGGTACACCGTATTGATCGCGAGACATCTGGTATTCTCTTAATTGCTAAAAAGCGTTCAGCATTAAACTCATTACATGAACAGCTACGTTTAAAACAGATGTCTAAAAACTATTTAGCACTTGTCAAAGGTGATTGGCCTTCCTCTTGTAAAGTGGTACAAGCGCCTTTACTTAAAAATGTTTTAAAAAGTGGTGAACGAATAGTACGGGTTAATCAGGAAGGTAAACCGAGTGAGACCCGATTTAAGGTTGAAGAGCGTTTCGGTTTTGCAACTTTAGTGAGAGCCAGTCCAATTACGGGGCGAACACATCAAATTCGAGTGCATACCCAATATACAGGGCATCCAATTGCGTTTGATAATCGCTATGGTGATGAACAATTTGATCATGAATTGGCAAAAACCCAGCTTAATCGTTTATTTTTACATGCTGCCAATGTACAGTTTACCCATCCTTCTACTGGTGAAACAATGCAACTCAATGCCCCATTAGATGGTGCATTACAACAGTGCTTAACCATTTTACGGCAACATCAATAG
- the rluA gene encoding bifunctional tRNA pseudouridine(32) synthase/23S rRNA pseudouridine(746) synthase RluA — translation MLLEYHPPTDPWLTILYQDDHIVVVNKQSGLLSVSGNKPEFRDSIIDRLQQKYSYVESVHRLDMATSGIMVVALSKLADREIKKQFRERIPKKRYIAKVWGHVAQDHGEIDIPLICDWPNRPRQMVDYENGKQALTHYNVLSRDSDGTTRVELLPHTGRSHQLRVHMQAIGHPILGDKFYANPEAFAMAKRLLLHAQMLTINHPKTDESMTFICEPDF, via the coding sequence ATGCTTTTAGAATATCATCCCCCTACTGACCCTTGGCTGACTATCTTATATCAAGATGATCATATTGTTGTTGTGAATAAACAATCGGGGCTTTTATCTGTATCAGGCAATAAACCTGAGTTTAGAGACAGTATTATCGATCGCTTACAACAGAAATATAGTTATGTTGAGTCTGTTCATCGTCTTGATATGGCAACGAGTGGTATTATGGTCGTCGCACTATCCAAGCTCGCAGATCGAGAAATAAAAAAACAGTTCCGTGAGCGAATTCCTAAAAAACGTTATATTGCAAAAGTTTGGGGACATGTTGCCCAAGATCATGGTGAGATAGATATTCCATTAATTTGTGATTGGCCAAATCGACCGAGACAGATGGTTGACTATGAGAATGGTAAACAGGCATTGACTCATTATAATGTGCTCAGCCGGGATAGTGATGGCACAACTCGAGTCGAGTTATTACCGCATACCGGACGTTCGCACCAGTTACGTGTACATATGCAAGCAATCGGTCACCCAATTTTAGGTGATAAATTTTACGCTAATCCAGAAGCTTTTGCGATGGCAAAACGACTCCTACTGCATGCTCAAATGTTAACAATAAATCATCCTAAAACGGATGAAAGTATGACATTTATCTGTGAACCCGATTTCTAA
- the ilvI gene encoding acetolactate synthase 3 large subunit: MAKLSGAEMVIQSLIDQGVKQVFGYPGGSVLDIYDAIHTLGGIEHVLVRHEQAAVHMADGYARATGDVGVVLVTSGPGATNTITGIATAYMDSIPMVVISGQVASHLIGYDAFQECDMIGISRPVVKHSFLVKKSEDIPETIKKAFYIASTGRPGPVVIDLPKDVMNPAIKYNYSYPKSISMRSYNPTVQGHKGQIKKALKVLLEAKKPVFYIGGGVITANAEQAVKKLAEKLNLPVTTTLMGISAFPGTHKQNLGMLGMHGVYEANMAMHYADVILAVGARFDDRTTNNLAKYCPDAKIVHVDIDPTSISKTVMATVPVVGDAKFVVENMLEQLTEDQSKRDLDAVVNWWNQIEHWRAKKCLDYDHGSDLIKPQEAVEMLYKLTKGDAYVATDVGQHQMFAALYYKFDKPRHFITSGGLGTMGFGFPAALGVKLAFPKKRVVCITGDGSIQMNIQELSTALQYDLPIIILNLNNRFLGMVKQWQDMIYAGRHSSSYMESLPDFAKIAEAYGHVGISIKKREDLEPMLKKALSIKDKLVFVDVMTDATEHVYPMQIRGGAMNEMWLSKTERT; encoded by the coding sequence ATGGCAAAATTGTCAGGCGCAGAGATGGTAATACAGTCCCTAATTGATCAGGGTGTTAAACAGGTATTTGGTTATCCTGGCGGCAGTGTACTAGATATTTATGACGCAATTCATACATTAGGTGGTATTGAGCATGTTTTAGTTCGTCATGAACAAGCTGCCGTACATATGGCTGATGGTTATGCTAGAGCGACTGGCGATGTTGGCGTGGTATTAGTAACCTCAGGTCCAGGTGCGACGAATACTATCACTGGTATTGCGACAGCATATATGGACTCGATACCGATGGTGGTTATTTCTGGTCAGGTTGCTAGTCACTTGATTGGTTATGATGCATTTCAAGAGTGCGATATGATCGGTATTTCTCGCCCAGTGGTGAAACATAGTTTTTTAGTGAAAAAAAGCGAAGATATCCCCGAAACAATTAAAAAAGCTTTCTATATTGCTTCGACAGGGCGTCCAGGTCCGGTCGTGATCGATTTACCAAAAGATGTAATGAATCCTGCAATTAAATATAATTATAGCTATCCTAAGTCAATTAGCATGCGTTCATATAATCCGACCGTGCAAGGTCACAAAGGTCAGATCAAGAAAGCCTTAAAAGTACTGCTAGAAGCTAAAAAACCTGTTTTTTATATTGGTGGTGGTGTTATTACGGCTAATGCTGAACAAGCTGTTAAAAAACTTGCCGAAAAGTTAAATTTGCCAGTAACGACAACCTTAATGGGCATTAGTGCATTTCCTGGTACACATAAACAGAATTTAGGTATGCTTGGTATGCATGGCGTGTATGAAGCGAATATGGCTATGCATTATGCTGATGTTATTTTAGCTGTTGGGGCTCGTTTCGATGATCGTACGACGAATAACCTTGCTAAATACTGCCCTGATGCAAAAATTGTACATGTTGATATTGATCCTACATCGATTTCGAAAACAGTTATGGCAACGGTTCCGGTTGTTGGTGATGCCAAATTTGTTGTCGAAAATATGTTAGAGCAATTAACCGAAGATCAAAGTAAACGTGACTTAGACGCGGTGGTTAATTGGTGGAATCAAATTGAACATTGGCGCGCTAAGAAATGTTTAGATTATGATCATGGCAGTGATTTAATCAAACCGCAAGAAGCGGTTGAGATGTTATATAAGCTGACCAAAGGTGATGCTTATGTGGCAACCGATGTTGGCCAACATCAGATGTTTGCTGCACTTTATTATAAATTTGATAAGCCTCGCCATTTTATTACATCTGGTGGACTAGGCACTATGGGCTTTGGTTTCCCTGCAGCTTTAGGCGTTAAGCTAGCATTTCCTAAGAAACGAGTTGTTTGTATCACGGGTGATGGTAGTATTCAGATGAATATTCAAGAGTTATCAACCGCATTGCAGTATGATTTACCGATCATTATCTTGAACTTAAATAACCGTTTCTTAGGAATGGTTAAACAGTGGCAAGATATGATTTATGCTGGTCGTCATTCAAGTTCTTATATGGAGTCATTACCTGACTTTGCTAAGATTGCAGAAGCTTATGGTCATGTCGGTATCTCAATTAAAAAACGTGAAGATCTTGAACCAATGCTGAAAAAAGCGTTATCTATTAAAGATAAATTAGTTTTTGTTGATGTGATGACCGATGCAACAGAGCATGTTTATCCTATGCAAATTCGTGGTGGAGCCATGAATGAGATGTGGTTAAGTAAAACGGAGAGAACATAA
- the dsbB gene encoding disulfide bond formation protein DsbB produces MLNLLNQYSSSRISWTLLLLCTLAFEGTALFFQHGLNLAPCTLCIYQRVTLLGIVFACLVAMIGPKYIIFRLLAIFIWLYCAVEGFNLATFQARLQFAPSLTDTCSINVQFPSWLPLNSWFPNVFNATGSCSEKLWSFLTIEMSQWMIIIFSCYFIVGCIILLAQFFSPAKQQHKWSN; encoded by the coding sequence ATGCTTAATTTACTAAACCAATACTCAAGCAGTCGAATCTCTTGGACACTATTACTACTTTGTACTCTCGCATTTGAAGGGACAGCGCTATTTTTTCAACATGGACTAAACTTAGCGCCTTGTACGTTATGTATTTATCAGCGAGTAACCTTGTTAGGTATCGTATTCGCGTGTTTAGTTGCAATGATCGGTCCCAAATATATTATTTTCCGCCTATTAGCAATCTTCATTTGGTTATACTGTGCAGTTGAAGGGTTTAATTTAGCCACTTTTCAGGCAAGATTACAGTTTGCACCATCATTAACAGACACCTGTTCTATCAATGTCCAATTTCCGAGTTGGCTACCGCTTAATAGCTGGTTTCCAAATGTTTTTAATGCAACCGGTTCTTGTTCTGAAAAATTATGGTCATTTTTAACGATCGAAATGTCCCAGTGGATGATTATCATTTTTAGTTGCTACTTTATTGTTGGCTGTATCATTCTTTTGGCACAATTTTTTTCGCCGGCAAAACAACAGCATAAATGGAGTAATTAA